A stretch of the Capricornis sumatraensis isolate serow.1 chromosome 21, serow.2, whole genome shotgun sequence genome encodes the following:
- the LOC138097749 gene encoding zinc finger and SCAN domain-containing protein 4-like, which translates to MASDLRISFEGEPSRRGPGSENSPTQGSAIQEEEGIPEFPSTQLNLLRDSNNLSARQELQRLYHLFHSWLQPEKHSKDEIISRLVLEQFIINGNCSDRSTLREKWNASGRNLEKLMEDLTDDGMKMPGLVHVNMQGQEALFCENMPLRQVIIHFTKQLSTGTRENAGTPSWTPQDTSLETGQRNEDKENGGNISVKRDSITSPSNQIPSLIIVQEENHLRLEEEGVSLENPRSSRRGAGPGPSRPQDGSLKGPCSEDVLMEVEPDQVTPESVSTRQSSEGTSARGEHQERSHRAPEVYRCERCPKTFRHSSRFRIHQKRHNNERTCICAECGKGFFQASDLHVHQRIHTGEKPFVCSTCEMAFTHKTNLRAHERTHTGEKPYECSLCQRRFRQSSTYHRHLRFHQKTTLKRAPH; encoded by the coding sequence ATGGCTTCAGACCTCAGAATCTCCTTTGAAGGTGAACCATCCAGGAGGGGTCCTGGGTCAGAAAATTCACCCACCCAAGGATCTGCCATCCAGGAGGAAGAGGGAATCCCTGAGTTCCCCAGCACTCAGCTCAACTTACTTCGAGACAGCAATAACTTAAGTGCAAGACAGGAATTGCAAAGACTCTATCACTTATTTCACTCATGGCTGCAGCCAGAAAAACACAGCAAGGATGAAATAATTTCTCGTCTGGTCCTGGAACAATTTATAATCAATGGGAACTGCAGTGACAGGTCCACTTTACGGGAGAAATGGAATGCAAGTGGCAGGAACCTGGAGAAACTCATGGAGGATCTGACAGATGATGGCATGAAGATGCCCGGCTTAGTCCATGTGAACATGCAGGGACAGGAAGCCCTCTTTTGTGAGAATATGCCCTTAAGACAAGTCATCATTCACTTCACAAAACAGTTATCAACAGGAACAAGAGAGAATGCGGGGACACCCTCCTGGACTCCTCAAGATACATCCCTGGAAACAGgacaaagaaatgaagataaagaaaatggTGGCAACATTTCTGTCAAAAGGGACAGTATTACTAGTCCAAGCAATCAAATACCTTCCCTAATCATTGTCCAAGAAGAGAACCATCTGAGGCTGGAAGAAGAaggtgtttctctggagaatccacGAAGCTCCAGAAGAGGAGCAGGTCCAGGCCCCTCCAGGCCCCAGGACGGATCCCTGAAAGGACCCTGCTCTGAAGATGTCCTCATGGAAGTGGAACCAGACCAGGTCACTCCTGAGTCTGTTTCTACCCGCCAGAGCTCTGAGGGGACTTCTGCACGTGGGGAACACCAGGAAAGATCCCATAGAGCCCCAGAagtatacagatgtgagagatgtcCCAAGACCTTCAGGCATTCCTCTCGGTTCCGAATTCACCAGAAAAGACACAACAATGAGAGAACATGTATCTGTGCCGAGTGTGGCAAAGGCTTCTTCCAGGCATCCGACCTCCATGTGCATCAGAGGATTCACACGGGAGAGAAGCCCTTTGTGTGCAGCACATGTGAAATGGCCTTCACCCACAAAACCAACCTTCGGGCTCATGAGAGAACCCACACGGGAGAGAAGCCCTATGAGTGTTCCCTCTGCCAGAGACGCTTCCGCCAGTCCTCCACCTACCACCGCCATCTTAGGTTTCACCAGAAAACGACCCTCAAAAGGGCTCCACACTAA